Proteins from a genomic interval of Acanthopagrus latus isolate v.2019 chromosome 7, fAcaLat1.1, whole genome shotgun sequence:
- the LOC119022853 gene encoding ral GTPase-activating protein subunit beta-like isoform X2, with translation MYSEWRSLQLVVQSDQGHLSVLHTYPTTVGTEVANAVVKPLGTAVSPVATENILKTDKEVKWTMEVLCYGLTLPLEGDTVKLCVDVYTDWMMALVSPRDSMPQPVVKEPNMYVQTILKHLYNVFVPRPEQHSLNHIRLCQQVLTAVQKLARESVSMVRETWEVLLLFLLRINDTLLAPPTVGVGVAEKLAEKLMAVLFEVWLLACARCFPTPPYWKTAREMLANWRHHPPVVEQWSRVACALTSRLLRFTHGPSFPPFKVPDEDANLIPLEMDNDCVAQTWYRFLHMLSNPVDLSNPAIVSTTPKFQEQFLNSSGIPHEVVLHPCLKQLPQIFFRAMRGVSCLVDAFLGVSVEKRDVRERVFTFCPVLLSHGISRPRADSAPPTPVNRMSMSPPPSITNTTPPHSRKQRHTVVTKTTSKSSTSSGSQPTKASQQQQQQQQQTSSSPTLLSSPNQSSWESRPLPAPARPKVNSILNLFGQWLFDAALVHCKLHSGLSRDPSMTASFIQILLSYKSSIATQVGLELRRKGSQMSTDSMVSNPMFDANEFPESYESGRAEACGTLCRIFCSKKTGEEILPVYLSRFYMVLIQGLQISDFICRPVLASIILNSSSLFCTDLKGINVVVPYFIAALETIVPDRELSKFKIYVNPTDLRRASINILLAMLPLPHHFGNIKSEVLLEGKFNEEDGWPHDQPVSFLSLRLRLVNVLIGALQTETDPTNTQLILGAMLNIVQDSALLESIGAQTETGSIDGSHMTVRSQSHSRTNSGISFTSGGSTEATSPDSERPAQALLRDYALPDTAAGLLVRSIHLVTQRLNSQWRQDMSISLAALELLAGLAKVKVGVDSADRKRAVSSICGYIVYQCSRPAPLQSRDLHSMIVAAFQFLCVWLTEHPDMLDEKDCLVEVLEIVELGISGSKSRQEHEIRHKGEKEHNPASMRVKDAAEATLSCIMQVLGAFPSPSGTASTCSLLNEDTLIRYARLSATGASNFRYFVLDNSVILAMLEQPLGNEQNPSPSVTVLIRGTAGRHAWTMQLFHQPRGARANQRVFVPEGRPTPNNDVGIKYNVKQRPFPEEVDKIPLVKADVSIPDLDDIVSKEVGCMGWQDDSRAPNTLMSNHRQLEVQHDKLRILMTKQIEYENALERHSEEIWKSKRYPDPQTDCKPPPPSQEFQTARLFLSHFGFLSLEALKEPNNSRLPPHLIGLESSLPGFFDDISYLDLLPCRPFDTVFIFYVRAGQKSSPEILRNVESSSSVQPHFLEFLLSLGWPVDVGRHPGWTGHLDTSWSLNSCSDSNDMQHTEEASSPEDTGGSVFNGEKKVLYYADALTEIAFVVPSLTENSEESSVHSDSTVEADTNTDLMPGLLKQPNLTLELFPNHSENLESAKKLSPLVKAKRSSTGKSFPPLGPETKVFVVWVERFDDIENFPLSDLLAETSTGLEASMSNSTSCRSGLLEKDVPLIFIHPLKTGLFRIRLHGAVGKFGMVIPLVDGMVVSRRALGFLVRQTVINVCRRKRLESDLYNPPHVRRKQKITEIVQRYRNKQLEPEFYTSLFHEVGEGKPHL, from the exons ATGTACTCCGAGTGGCGCTCGCTGCAGCTGGTGGTGCAGAGTGACCAGGGCCACCTGAGTGTCCTGCACACCTATCCCACCACTGTGGGCACGGAGGTGGCAAATGCTGTGGTCAAACCTCTGGGCACGGCTGTGAGCCCTGTCGCCACAGAGAACATCCTCAAGACAGACaaggag GTGAAGTGGACCATGGAGGTGCTGTGTTACGGCCTCACCCTCCCCCTAGAGGGGGACACTGTCAagctgtgtgtggatgtgtacaCAGACTGGATGATGGCCCTGGTGTCGCCCAGGGACTCAATGCCTCAGCCGGTTGTCAAGGAGCCAAATATGTATGTCCAGACCATCCTCAAACATCTCTACAATGTTTTTGTACCAAG GCCTGAACAGCACAGTCTGAACCACATCAGGCTTTGCCAGCAAGTTCTGACTGCAGTCCAGAAATTGGCACGCGAGTCTGTTTCCATGGTGAGGGAAACCTGGgaggtgctgctgctcttcctgctGCGCATCAACGACACATTACTGGCCCCGCCTACGGTTGGAG TTGGGGTGGCAGAGAAACTGGCAGAGAAATTGATGGCAGTGCTCTTTGAGGTATGGCTACTGGCTTGTGCCCGCTGCTTTCCCACGCCTCCTTACTGGAAGACAGCGAGGGAGATGCTGGCCAACTGGAGACACCATCCTCCTGTTGTAGAGCAGTGGAGCAGAGTGGCCTGCGCCCTGACCTCCAG ACTTTTGCGGTTTACCCACGGACCATCTTTCCCACCTTTCAAAGTTCCTGATGAAGATGCCAACCTGATTCCTTTAGAGATGGATAATGACTGTGTGGCACAGACCTGGTACCGCTTTCTCCACATGCTGAG CAACCCAGTGGACCTGAGCAACCCTGCGATAGTGAGCACCACTCCAAAGTTTCAGGAACAGTTTCTTAATTCCAGCGGTATCCCTCATGAAGTGGTGCTGCATCCATGTTTGAAACAGCTGCCCCAGATCTTCTTCAGGGCCATGAGGGGTGTCAGCTGCCTTGTGGATGCCTTCTTAG GTGTCTCTGTTGAAAAGAGAGATGTACGGGAGAGGGTGTTCACTTTTTGTCCAGTGCTGCTTTCTCATG GTATATCACGTCCCAGAGCTGACAGTGCCCCGCCCACTCCAGTCAACAGAATGAGCATGTCCCCGCCCCCCTCCATCACCAACACCACGCCCCCTCACAGCCGCAAGCAACGGCATACAGTCGTGACCAAAACCACAAGCAAGAGTTCAACT AGCAGTGGTAGTCAACCAACCAAAGCAtcccagcagcaacagcagcagcaacaacaaacttcATCCTCGCCGACCCTTCTCTCCAGCCCAAATCAGAGCAGTTGGGAGTCTCGGCCGCTGCCGGCCCCAGCACGACCCAAGGTCAACAGCATTCTCAACCTGTTCGGCCAGTGGCTTTTCGATGCTGCTCTGGTCCACTGTAAGCTGCACAGCGGCCTCAGTCGAGACCCCAGCATGACTG CCTCTTTTATCCAAATTCTCCTTTCTTATAAATCTT CAATAGCCACTCAAGTTGGCCTGGAGCTGAGAAGAAAGGGTTCCCAAATGTCCACAGACTCTATGGTATCCAACCCCATGTTTGATGCTAACGAGTTCCCAGAGAGCTATGAGTCAGGACGGGCCGAGGCCTGCGGGACTCTGTGCCGCATCTTCTGTAGCAAGAAAACTGGAGAAGAGATTCTGCCTGTTTACCTGTCCAG gTTCTACATGGTCCTGATTCAGGGTCTCCAGATCTCCGATTTCATCTGTAGACCAGTCCTGGCTTCTATCATTCtcaactcttcctctctcttctgcaCTGACCTGAAGGGCATCAATGTGGTGGTGCCTTACTTCATAGCTGCCCTGGAGACTATTGTACCAGACAG GGAGCTGTCAAAATTCAAGATCTATGTAAATCCTACCGACCTGAGAAGAGCCTCAATCAACATCCTGCTTGCAATGCTGCCATTGCCACATCACTTTGGCAACATTAAATCAGAG GTACTTTTGGAAGGAAAGTTCAATGAGGAAGACGGGTGGCCTCATGACCAGCCAGTGTCTTTCCTGTCCCTGAGGCTACGTCTCGTCAATGTCCTCATAGGAGCACTGCAGACTGAGACTGAccccaccaacacacagctCATCCTGG GTGCGATGCTAAATATTGTTCAAGACTCAGCACTCTTGGAGTCCATTGGTGCACAGACTGAAACA gGGAGTATAGATGGGAGCCACATGACTGTGAGGAGTCAGAGTCACAGCCGTACCAACAGTGGCATTAGTTTCACCAGTGGGGGCAGCACAGAGGCCACCAGCCCGGACTCTGAGCGTCCTGCCCAGGCCTTGCTTCGAGACTATG CTCTTCCAGATACGGCGGCAGGCCTGTTGGTGCGCAGCATCCACCTGGTCACCCAGAGACTCAACTCCCAGTGGAGGCAAGATATGAGCATTTCACTGGCTGccctggagctgctggctggGCTTGCCAAG GTCAAGGTGGGAGTAGACTCCGCAGATCGCAAACGTGCCGTCAGCTCTATATGTGGGTACATTGTCTACCAGTGTAGCCGTCCAGCTCCTCTTCAATCCAGAGACCTCCACTCCATGATTGTAGCTGCCttccagtttctgtgtgtgtggctcacaGAACACCCCGACATGTTGGATGAGAAG GATTGTTTGGTAGAAGTTTTGGAGATTGTGGAGTTGGGCATATCCGGCAGCAAATCCCGTCAGGAACATGAAATCCGACATaaaggagagaaggagcacAACCCAGCTTCAATGAGAGTAAAAGATGCTGCTGAGGCGACTTTGTCCTG TATCATGCAGGTGTTAGGGGCCTTCCCTTCCCCCAGCGGGactgcctccacctgcagcctgcTGAATGAAGACACCCTGATTCGCTACGCCAGACTGAGTGCCACAGGAGCTAGCAACTTCCGCTACTTTGTCCTGGACAATTCGGTCATCCTCGCCATGCTGGAGCAGCCTCTGGGCAATGAGCAGA ACCCCAGTCCATCAGTGACAGTTTTGATCCGAGGGACGGCTGGCAGACATGCCTGGACCATGCAGCTCTTCCACCAACCCAGAGGAGCTCGGGCCAATCAGAGG GTGTTTGTTCCTGAGGGCCGTCCAACGCCCAACAATGATGTGGGAATCAAGTACAATGTCAAGCAGAGGCCCTTCCCTGAAGAGGTGGATAAGATTCCTCTCGTCAAAGCTGATGTCAGTATTCCTGACCTGGATGACATTGTCAGTAAGGAG GTTGGTTGTATGGGCTGGCAGGATGATTCAAGAGCTCCAAATACACTGATGAGTAATCACCGACAA CTGGAAGTTCAGCACGACAAGCTTCGAATTCTGATGACCAAGCAGATAGAGTATGAGAATGCCTTGGAGCGGCACAGCGAGGAGATCTGGAAGTCCAAGCGATACCCTGACCCACAGACAGACTGCAAACCCCCTCCGCCCTCGCAGGAGTTCCAGACAGCacgcctcttcctctctcacttcgGCTTTCTGTCTCTGGAAGCGCTCAAG GAGCCCAACAACAGTCGTCTACCTCCTCATCTGATTGGCCTAGAGTCGTCCTTGCCAGGGTTTTTTGACGACATCAGCTACCTGGACCTGCTCCCCTGCAGACCGTTTGacactgtctttattttctacGTGAGGGCTGGACAGAAAAGCAGCCCAGAG ATCCTGAGGAACGTGGAGTCGTCGTCCAGCGTCCAGCCACACTTTTTGGAGTTCCTGCTGTCCTTGGGCTGGCCTGTGGATGTCGGACGCCACCCAGGGTGGACGGGACACCTAGATACCAGCTGGTCCCTCAACTCCTGCTCTGACAGTAATGATATGCAACACACAG AGGAAGCGTCTAGTCCTGAGGACACAGGAGGTTCAGTGTTCAACGGGGAGAAGAAAGTTTTGTACTACGCTGATGCTCTGACAGAGATCGCCTTTGTTGTTCCGTCTTTGACAGAAAACTCTG AGGAGTCATCAGTGCACAGTGACTCCACAGTGGAGGCAGACACCAACACAGACCTCATGCCTGGTTTACTCAAACAACCCAATCTCACACTGGAGCTGTTCCCCAACCATTCTGAAAATCTGGAGTCTGCCAAAAAG CTTAGTCCTTTGGTAAAGGCAAAGAGGTCATCGACTGGAAAGTCTTTCCCACCACTGGGTCCTGAGACAAAGGTGTTTGTGGTGTGGGTGGAGCGCTTTGATGATATTG agaactTCCCGTTGTCTGATCTCTTGGCGGAAACCAGCACGGGCTTGGAAGCTAGCATGAGCAACAGCACTTCCTGCAG gtcaGGGTTACTTGAGAAGGACGTTCCTCTGATCTTCATCCACCCTCTGAAGACGGGACTCTTCAGGATCCGGCTGCATGGAGCAGTGGGTAAATTTGGCATGGTGATTCCCCTGGTGGACGGCATGGTGGTCAGCCGCAGAGCACTAG GGTTTCTCGTGCGCCAAACGGTCATCAACGTTTGCCGACGGAAGCGTCTGGAAAGTGACTTGTACAACCCGCCTCACGTGCGGCGGAAGCAGAAAATAACTGAGATTGTCCAGCGTTACCGGAACAAGCAGCTGGAGCCTGAGTTTTACACCTCGCTCTTCCAcgaggtgggggaggggaagCCTCACCTCTAA
- the LOC119022853 gene encoding ral GTPase-activating protein subunit beta-like isoform X13, whose translation MYSEWRSLQLVVQSDQGHLSVLHTYPTTVGTEVANAVVKPLGTAVSPVATENILKTDKEVKWTMEVLCYGLTLPLEGDTVKLCVDVYTDWMMALVSPRDSMPQPVVKEPNMYVQTILKHLYNVFVPRPEQHSLNHIRLCQQVLTAVQKLARESVSMVRETWEVLLLFLLRINDTLLAPPTVGVGVAEKLAEKLMAVLFEVWLLACARCFPTPPYWKTAREMLANWRHHPPVVEQWSRVACALTSRLLRFTHGPSFPPFKVPDEDANLIPLEMDNDCVAQTWYRFLHMLSNPVDLSNPAIVSTTPKFQEQFLNSSGIPHEVVLHPCLKQLPQIFFRAMRGVSCLVDAFLGISRPRADSAPPTPVNRMSMSPPPSITNTTPPHSRKQRHTVVTKTTSKSSTSSGSQPTKASQQQQQQQQQTSSSPTLLSSPNQSSWESRPLPAPARPKVNSILNLFGQWLFDAALVHCKLHSGLSRDPSMTAIATQVGLELRRKGSQMSTDSMVSNPMFDANEFPESYESGRAEACGTLCRIFCSKKTGEEILPVYLSRFYMVLIQGLQISDFICRPVLASIILNSSSLFCTDLKGINVVVPYFIAALETIVPDRELSKFKIYVNPTDLRRASINILLAMLPLPHHFGNIKSEVLLEGKFNEEDGWPHDQPVSFLSLRLRLVNVLIGALQTETDPTNTQLILGAMLNIVQDSALLESIGAQTETGSIDGSHMTVRSQSHSRTNSGISFTSGGSTEATSPDSERPAQALLRDYALPDTAAGLLVRSIHLVTQRLNSQWRQDMSISLAALELLAGLAKVKVGVDSADRKRAVSSICGYIVYQCSRPAPLQSRDLHSMIVAAFQFLCVWLTEHPDMLDEKDCLVEVLEIVELGISGSKSRQEHEIRHKGEKEHNPASMRVKDAAEATLSCIMQVLGAFPSPSGTASTCSLLNEDTLIRYARLSATGASNFRYFVLDNSVILAMLEQPLGNEQNPSPSVTVLIRGTAGRHAWTMQLFHQPRGARANQRVFVPEGRPTPNNDVGIKYNVKQRPFPEEVDKIPLVKADVSIPDLDDIVSKELEVQHDKLRILMTKQIEYENALERHSEEIWKSKRYPDPQTDCKPPPPSQEFQTARLFLSHFGFLSLEALKEPNNSRLPPHLIGLESSLPGFFDDISYLDLLPCRPFDTVFIFYVRAGQKSSPEILRNVESSSSVQPHFLEFLLSLGWPVDVGRHPGWTGHLDTSWSLNSCSDSNDMQHTEEASSPEDTGGSVFNGEKKVLYYADALTEIAFVVPSLTENSEESSVHSDSTVEADTNTDLMPGLLKQPNLTLELFPNHSENLESAKKLSPLVKAKRSSTGKSFPPLGPETKVFVVWVERFDDIENFPLSDLLAETSTGLEASMSNSTSCRSGLLEKDVPLIFIHPLKTGLFRIRLHGAVGKFGMVIPLVDGMVVSRRALGFLVRQTVINVCRRKRLESDLYNPPHVRRKQKITEIVQRYRNKQLEPEFYTSLFHEVGEGKPHL comes from the exons ATGTACTCCGAGTGGCGCTCGCTGCAGCTGGTGGTGCAGAGTGACCAGGGCCACCTGAGTGTCCTGCACACCTATCCCACCACTGTGGGCACGGAGGTGGCAAATGCTGTGGTCAAACCTCTGGGCACGGCTGTGAGCCCTGTCGCCACAGAGAACATCCTCAAGACAGACaaggag GTGAAGTGGACCATGGAGGTGCTGTGTTACGGCCTCACCCTCCCCCTAGAGGGGGACACTGTCAagctgtgtgtggatgtgtacaCAGACTGGATGATGGCCCTGGTGTCGCCCAGGGACTCAATGCCTCAGCCGGTTGTCAAGGAGCCAAATATGTATGTCCAGACCATCCTCAAACATCTCTACAATGTTTTTGTACCAAG GCCTGAACAGCACAGTCTGAACCACATCAGGCTTTGCCAGCAAGTTCTGACTGCAGTCCAGAAATTGGCACGCGAGTCTGTTTCCATGGTGAGGGAAACCTGGgaggtgctgctgctcttcctgctGCGCATCAACGACACATTACTGGCCCCGCCTACGGTTGGAG TTGGGGTGGCAGAGAAACTGGCAGAGAAATTGATGGCAGTGCTCTTTGAGGTATGGCTACTGGCTTGTGCCCGCTGCTTTCCCACGCCTCCTTACTGGAAGACAGCGAGGGAGATGCTGGCCAACTGGAGACACCATCCTCCTGTTGTAGAGCAGTGGAGCAGAGTGGCCTGCGCCCTGACCTCCAG ACTTTTGCGGTTTACCCACGGACCATCTTTCCCACCTTTCAAAGTTCCTGATGAAGATGCCAACCTGATTCCTTTAGAGATGGATAATGACTGTGTGGCACAGACCTGGTACCGCTTTCTCCACATGCTGAG CAACCCAGTGGACCTGAGCAACCCTGCGATAGTGAGCACCACTCCAAAGTTTCAGGAACAGTTTCTTAATTCCAGCGGTATCCCTCATGAAGTGGTGCTGCATCCATGTTTGAAACAGCTGCCCCAGATCTTCTTCAGGGCCATGAGGGGTGTCAGCTGCCTTGTGGATGCCTTCTTAG GTATATCACGTCCCAGAGCTGACAGTGCCCCGCCCACTCCAGTCAACAGAATGAGCATGTCCCCGCCCCCCTCCATCACCAACACCACGCCCCCTCACAGCCGCAAGCAACGGCATACAGTCGTGACCAAAACCACAAGCAAGAGTTCAACT AGCAGTGGTAGTCAACCAACCAAAGCAtcccagcagcaacagcagcagcaacaacaaacttcATCCTCGCCGACCCTTCTCTCCAGCCCAAATCAGAGCAGTTGGGAGTCTCGGCCGCTGCCGGCCCCAGCACGACCCAAGGTCAACAGCATTCTCAACCTGTTCGGCCAGTGGCTTTTCGATGCTGCTCTGGTCCACTGTAAGCTGCACAGCGGCCTCAGTCGAGACCCCAGCATGACTG CAATAGCCACTCAAGTTGGCCTGGAGCTGAGAAGAAAGGGTTCCCAAATGTCCACAGACTCTATGGTATCCAACCCCATGTTTGATGCTAACGAGTTCCCAGAGAGCTATGAGTCAGGACGGGCCGAGGCCTGCGGGACTCTGTGCCGCATCTTCTGTAGCAAGAAAACTGGAGAAGAGATTCTGCCTGTTTACCTGTCCAG gTTCTACATGGTCCTGATTCAGGGTCTCCAGATCTCCGATTTCATCTGTAGACCAGTCCTGGCTTCTATCATTCtcaactcttcctctctcttctgcaCTGACCTGAAGGGCATCAATGTGGTGGTGCCTTACTTCATAGCTGCCCTGGAGACTATTGTACCAGACAG GGAGCTGTCAAAATTCAAGATCTATGTAAATCCTACCGACCTGAGAAGAGCCTCAATCAACATCCTGCTTGCAATGCTGCCATTGCCACATCACTTTGGCAACATTAAATCAGAG GTACTTTTGGAAGGAAAGTTCAATGAGGAAGACGGGTGGCCTCATGACCAGCCAGTGTCTTTCCTGTCCCTGAGGCTACGTCTCGTCAATGTCCTCATAGGAGCACTGCAGACTGAGACTGAccccaccaacacacagctCATCCTGG GTGCGATGCTAAATATTGTTCAAGACTCAGCACTCTTGGAGTCCATTGGTGCACAGACTGAAACA gGGAGTATAGATGGGAGCCACATGACTGTGAGGAGTCAGAGTCACAGCCGTACCAACAGTGGCATTAGTTTCACCAGTGGGGGCAGCACAGAGGCCACCAGCCCGGACTCTGAGCGTCCTGCCCAGGCCTTGCTTCGAGACTATG CTCTTCCAGATACGGCGGCAGGCCTGTTGGTGCGCAGCATCCACCTGGTCACCCAGAGACTCAACTCCCAGTGGAGGCAAGATATGAGCATTTCACTGGCTGccctggagctgctggctggGCTTGCCAAG GTCAAGGTGGGAGTAGACTCCGCAGATCGCAAACGTGCCGTCAGCTCTATATGTGGGTACATTGTCTACCAGTGTAGCCGTCCAGCTCCTCTTCAATCCAGAGACCTCCACTCCATGATTGTAGCTGCCttccagtttctgtgtgtgtggctcacaGAACACCCCGACATGTTGGATGAGAAG GATTGTTTGGTAGAAGTTTTGGAGATTGTGGAGTTGGGCATATCCGGCAGCAAATCCCGTCAGGAACATGAAATCCGACATaaaggagagaaggagcacAACCCAGCTTCAATGAGAGTAAAAGATGCTGCTGAGGCGACTTTGTCCTG TATCATGCAGGTGTTAGGGGCCTTCCCTTCCCCCAGCGGGactgcctccacctgcagcctgcTGAATGAAGACACCCTGATTCGCTACGCCAGACTGAGTGCCACAGGAGCTAGCAACTTCCGCTACTTTGTCCTGGACAATTCGGTCATCCTCGCCATGCTGGAGCAGCCTCTGGGCAATGAGCAGA ACCCCAGTCCATCAGTGACAGTTTTGATCCGAGGGACGGCTGGCAGACATGCCTGGACCATGCAGCTCTTCCACCAACCCAGAGGAGCTCGGGCCAATCAGAGG GTGTTTGTTCCTGAGGGCCGTCCAACGCCCAACAATGATGTGGGAATCAAGTACAATGTCAAGCAGAGGCCCTTCCCTGAAGAGGTGGATAAGATTCCTCTCGTCAAAGCTGATGTCAGTATTCCTGACCTGGATGACATTGTCAGTAAGGAG CTGGAAGTTCAGCACGACAAGCTTCGAATTCTGATGACCAAGCAGATAGAGTATGAGAATGCCTTGGAGCGGCACAGCGAGGAGATCTGGAAGTCCAAGCGATACCCTGACCCACAGACAGACTGCAAACCCCCTCCGCCCTCGCAGGAGTTCCAGACAGCacgcctcttcctctctcacttcgGCTTTCTGTCTCTGGAAGCGCTCAAG GAGCCCAACAACAGTCGTCTACCTCCTCATCTGATTGGCCTAGAGTCGTCCTTGCCAGGGTTTTTTGACGACATCAGCTACCTGGACCTGCTCCCCTGCAGACCGTTTGacactgtctttattttctacGTGAGGGCTGGACAGAAAAGCAGCCCAGAG ATCCTGAGGAACGTGGAGTCGTCGTCCAGCGTCCAGCCACACTTTTTGGAGTTCCTGCTGTCCTTGGGCTGGCCTGTGGATGTCGGACGCCACCCAGGGTGGACGGGACACCTAGATACCAGCTGGTCCCTCAACTCCTGCTCTGACAGTAATGATATGCAACACACAG AGGAAGCGTCTAGTCCTGAGGACACAGGAGGTTCAGTGTTCAACGGGGAGAAGAAAGTTTTGTACTACGCTGATGCTCTGACAGAGATCGCCTTTGTTGTTCCGTCTTTGACAGAAAACTCTG AGGAGTCATCAGTGCACAGTGACTCCACAGTGGAGGCAGACACCAACACAGACCTCATGCCTGGTTTACTCAAACAACCCAATCTCACACTGGAGCTGTTCCCCAACCATTCTGAAAATCTGGAGTCTGCCAAAAAG CTTAGTCCTTTGGTAAAGGCAAAGAGGTCATCGACTGGAAAGTCTTTCCCACCACTGGGTCCTGAGACAAAGGTGTTTGTGGTGTGGGTGGAGCGCTTTGATGATATTG agaactTCCCGTTGTCTGATCTCTTGGCGGAAACCAGCACGGGCTTGGAAGCTAGCATGAGCAACAGCACTTCCTGCAG gtcaGGGTTACTTGAGAAGGACGTTCCTCTGATCTTCATCCACCCTCTGAAGACGGGACTCTTCAGGATCCGGCTGCATGGAGCAGTGGGTAAATTTGGCATGGTGATTCCCCTGGTGGACGGCATGGTGGTCAGCCGCAGAGCACTAG GGTTTCTCGTGCGCCAAACGGTCATCAACGTTTGCCGACGGAAGCGTCTGGAAAGTGACTTGTACAACCCGCCTCACGTGCGGCGGAAGCAGAAAATAACTGAGATTGTCCAGCGTTACCGGAACAAGCAGCTGGAGCCTGAGTTTTACACCTCGCTCTTCCAcgaggtgggggaggggaagCCTCACCTCTAA